CGTGACCTCGGTCTCCATCGGCAACGGAGTGGGCGTCTCCATCTATATCGACAAGCTGACCGGCGAGCTCGAGATGCTGTTCGGCCTGCCGATTCACCGGTTCGTGCTCATCGTCGGCCTGTGCGGGAATGCCGCCCTCCGGGCCGGTGCGGTCGGTGCGATCATCTGGGGCATGGTCGCTTTCACCGCGCCGGAGATGCTTGGCGGCGGGCCTGCAGGCGTGGCGGGCAGCCTCCTGGTGGTCATGGTCTCCGCCGTGGCGTGGACGCTCCTGTCGGTCGTCCTGGCGTGCCGGATCCGCAGTCAGGAGAATTTCAACCTGGCGGTCAACCTGCTGGGTCTGCCGATCATGCTCACGTCGTCGGTCTTCTACAACCCGGCCCAGGGCCTGGCGGCGACGCGGTGGCTGGCGCAGGTGAACCCGCTCAGTTTCGCGTCGGATATCATCCGGATGCTCGCGGCCGGCCGCGCCCCGCTGTGGACGGACGTCCTGGGCCTGGCGCTGTTCCTCGTGGTCATGCTCTGTCTGGCCGTCCTCTCCATCAACACGGCCATCGAGTGACGCCCTGCGGCGGCCGCCATACCGCCCCGACTTGAGCCGGTCCGCAATCGGCTGGCGGCGCTGTTCTTTCCCGGGGAGCGCTGAAGCAGACCGTATGGCTGAAGCCCCCGGGGGCCGCATGGGAACCGCATCAGGCACATAAGTATGTGGCACGTCCCAGGTGGGACGTGCCACTCTGATTCCGGAGGTGCCCCATGCGAGGCAAGCTACCCACCCTGGCCCTGGCCGCGGCGGTGGTCATGCTGACCCTGTCACTGGTGATCTACCCCAAGGAGTCGCTCGAGGCGGCCAAGGACGGGATGAACCTCTTCTTCACGGTGGTCTTCCCTTCGCTGCTGCCCTTCTTCATCCTGAGCGAGATGATGCTGGGGCTCGGGGTGGTGCACTT
Above is a genomic segment from Symbiobacterium terraclitae containing:
- a CDS encoding ABC transporter permease, translated to MSPVLVALLREWHVGLKSPRAIINHLLSPVIYLLIFAPSMAATLPAIAWRGESMPYLAYVVPGLMAVTSVSIGNGVGVSIYIDKLTGELEMLFGLPIHRFVLIVGLCGNAALRAGAVGAIIWGMVAFTAPEMLGGGPAGVAGSLLVVMVSAVAWTLLSVVLACRIRSQENFNLAVNLLGLPIMLTSSVFYNPAQGLAATRWLAQVNPLSFASDIIRMLAAGRAPLWTDVLGLALFLVVMLCLAVLSINTAIE